The genomic segment GGAAGGAAACAATTCTCCGTTCACCATAGACCGTGAGCCAAATAAGGTGTTGATCGTTGTTGTTTCTTCTAACAGAGGGCTGGCTGGAGCATTCAATGCGAATGTAATCAAAGCAACCAATAACTTGATTTTTAATAAATATGCTGAGCAACATGCAAAAGGTAATTTAAGTATCATTGGTATTGGAAAAAAGGGTTACGACTTTTATGCAAAGCGTAACTTCAATATGATCGCCAACCACTCGGATTTGTTTTCGGATTTGAATTTTGGATCTGTTTCGATGGTGACAGAATTTATCATGGAACAATTCAAGGAAGGTAATTTTGACCGTGTTGAAGTGGTGTATAACCAATTCAAAAATGCAGCTGTTCAGGAGCTGACAACGGAGCAGATTTTACCGTTATTACCTGCAGAAGATAAAACGCAACATACGCATAAAGCAAAAATAGAAGCTGAAGTGGATTATATCATCGAACCTTCCAAAGAGAAGATCATCGAAGAACTAATTCCCAAAGCCATCAAGATTCAATTATATAAAGCTGTGTTGGATTCCAATGCTTCCGAGCATGGTGCACGTATGACAGCGATGGATAAAGCAACAGAAAATGCGGGTGACCTGTTGAGATCACTCAAATTATCTTACAACCAGGCGCGTCAGGCAGCGATCACAACCGAGCTGACCGAAATCGTATCTGGCGCTGCAGCTTTGTCAAACGGATAATTCCATTATTCGACATGATACAAAAGGCGATATGCAAAACATATCGCCTTTTTTTTATAAATCAATTTTTGTATCATTGGAGAAGCATAACCAATGAGGCAGAAAAAATCATCTTTAGCATACCGTATACTTCTCTGTATTTTAATTCTATTCGGGAAGTCAGCTGTTTTCGCCCAGACCAATATGTATCCGTTTCGGACCTTGACCTCCGATCAGGGGCTGATCCACAACCACATCAATTGCGCGCTGAGAGATCAATACAATTATCTCTGGTTTGGCACGGAATCGGGCCTGAGCCGATTTGATGGTATGCAGTTTACCAATTTCCGCTATTCTGGTAATAAGGAGCAGGGACTCAGCAGTAACGTTATATCCGGTTTATTCGAAGGTCCCGAAGGAGATGTATGGATACGTACCAGCAATAAAATGAATATTTTTGACCAGCGGACAGGGACTATCATTCAGCGGGTGGACTCCGTGTTGGCCGGTAGAGGATTGCCAGCCAAGGATGTATACACTATACGTCCTCTTGGTAGTGGGAAATTTGCCTTATTGTATGCTGACCGTTCGCTAGTCGTATATGATGCGGCGAAGGGAAACTTTCGTAGCATATCTCCATGGTATCAGCAGAGCCGGATCTCTGACGTTATCCGCGGACGTGAGCAGTCTATCTGGATTATTTATGAAGACGGTTTGCTCAGTCGGACAGACTTGCGGTCCCTTCAGAGCCACAAAGTTGCCCAGCTAGCCTTGGCACATAAGCAGGTTAATCTGAATATATTTGAAGATAGGGATGGAGATCTATGGGTATATGCCAAAGACAAACCAGTGGGGGCCTACTGGCTGCATCCACAGACTGGTAGGGTTAGACATCTACAGTCCGAATTGTCCAATCCGTTTGTGGGGAATATTGTGGAAGATACCCAAGGCTTAATCTGGCTGGGCACCGACCACGGTGGGATCAATGCATTTAATAAGCAAAATGGAAAAATCGAAATCATTCGTAATGATCGATATGATCTCAGAAGCTTGCCTTACAACAGCATAACGGCATTGTACAGGGACCAGTCGGGGATTATATGGGTAGGCACATATAAAGGCGGTATTAGCTATTATCACCCCAACCTACTGTTGTTCCCGTTGATTAAAAACTACCCGGGGTTACCGAGATCACTGCCCTTTGACGATGTCAATAAGTTTGTGGAAGACCGGAAGGGGAATCTGTGGATCGGAACAAATGGTGGGGGACTTCTTTATTATGATATTTCCAAAAAAACGTTTACCCAATATATGCATCACCCTGGACAGGCCAATAGCTTGAGCAGCAACGTGATCGTTTCTTTGCACCTAGATCGCGATGGTCTCCTTTGGATAGGCACCTATAGAGGTGGTTTGTGCAGTTTTGACGGTAAAAACTTCCGGACGTTCGTCCGTGGCGCGGGAGCGGGGCAATTAAATGATGACAGCGTCTGGGAAGTTTATGAAGATAGCTCCGGCAGATTTTGGGTTGGCACACTCGGCGGCGGACTATATTTGTTTGACCGGAAGACGGAGGTATTTTCCAAGGCGATCAACCAGCGGCGAGATACCCTAACGAGCAATTATATCTCCGTATTGTTTGAAGATTCCAAAAAACAGCTATGGATAGGCACAGCTACTGGGATGGCACGTTTAGGTTCTGATGGCCAAATCAAGTATTTCAATACCAATAGTTCACCAAGGTTGTCGAATAACCTGATCTATGATATCAAGGAGGATCGGCGCGGGCGGATCTGGGCTGCTACCCAGGATGGTCTACACGTCATCGAGGACGGGCACATCAGTTACCTTACACAGAAGGACGGACTGAGCGATGATGCCCTATTGGCACTTTTGGTGGACAATAAGGGCAACCTCTGGGCATCGAGCAATAAGGGGCTTTCGGAAATTGTGGCTTCAGGAGACCCGGGCAAGTTCATTGTCCGGAATTTTAAGCAGGAGCTGGGATTGCAGGGTAATGTTTTTAATGAAAATGCTGCATTAAAGCTACGCGATGGGCGGCTCGTTTTTGGTGGTCCTAAAGGATTCAACTTTATTGATCCCGAGGCCATTGTCAGTGAACAGGGGATGCCTACGCCGGTTTTATCTAACATCTACCTATTCAATAAACGGGTGGCCGTCGGCGAAGCTTTTGCTGGGCGGGTGATCTACGATCAGTCATTGCACAACCTGAAAGAACTTAAGCTGCCTTATAACCTGAACGCGCTCTCCCTGGAACTATCAACATTTGACTATCTGCAGCAAAACAGCGGCCTTTACCAGTATCAGCTTATCGGGCTGAGTGACGAGTGGTTTGATTTTGAGCCGGGGACTCTACGTGCCAACTTTACCAATCTGGATGCAAAGGCTTACCGTTTCTATATCCGGCATGCACTGGACACACACCATTGGTCTGAAAAAGTGCTATTATTGACGATTGATATACAGCCCCCATTCTGGCGGTCCACTTGGGCTTTTGCACTTTACGCCGGTGTATTGTTCAGCCTTTTATGGATATTCTATTATCTGACCAAATTACGGGCCAGAACACGCAATCAGCTGTACCTCGCGAAGGAGCAGGCACTGCAGGCTAAGGAGCTCGATGCATTGAAAACACGCTTCTTTACGAATGTCAGCCATGAATTTAGGACGCCGATCAGTTTGATCCTAACGCCTACGCAGCAGTTGCTGAGTCAAGAAGAGGATGAGCATAAAAAAGCCGATCTGAGCCTGATCAAAAAAAATGCCGATCGTCTTCTCAAGCTCGTTAACCAACTGCTGGATTTCAGAAAGCTGGAACGCAGTCAACTGGAATTACGCGCCGAGTATGGAGATATCATGGGATTCATCCATGAACAGGTACAGGCCTTTTCAGCATTAGCGGAAACCAGTCAGGTCAGGCTGGACCTGGATCTCGTCCCAAGCTCTTTTTCGGCCTGGTTTGACAAAAACAAGCTGGAGAGTATTGTTTTTAATTTAGTTTCCAATGCGATCAAGTTTAGCCCAACAATGGGAACTGTATGTGTTCAGGCCGGCATTGGCGGTACTAATCTTGGAAAAAGCGTCTATATCGAAGTGAAAAATCAGGGCGTACCAATTCCCGATAGACTTCAGCAGCGTATTTTTGAACGATATTTTCAGCTGGAAGTTCCCAATGGTAAATTGAATCAGGGCACAGGCATTGGGCTGTCTATCGTCAAAGAATATGTGGAGTTTTTGAACGGGAAAATTGAGGTTTCGAGTGATTCGGACTGGACGCGATTTTATGTGGAGCTGCCCATACAGGCAGCTGAACCTGAGGTGGAACAGAAACCAAATCTACCGGCTGGGAACCCTCGTATTTTGTTGGTGGAAGATGATGCCGATTTCCTTCACTATATGGAAAGATGTTTGCGTCCGAACTATGTCATCATTCGTTCGCAAACGGTCGGCCTAGCGAAAGAGCACCTCAGTCGACAGCCGATCGATTTAATCATCGCAGACCTGAATCTCCCCGGAGAAAGTGGGCTGGACTTGTGCCGTTATGTAAGAGGCCAGGGCAAACTGGACCATATTCCTGTTTTGATCGTAACTGCCGTGGTCAACCAGCGGACTGAGGTAGAGGCGCTACGGGCTGGGGCGACTGATTATATTCACAAACCCTTCCATATTGAACTATTACAATCAAAGCTTGCACAGATCCTTGGTCAGCAGCAAAACCTCGTCAGGCGTTATCAGAAACAGATCAAAGTAGACCTCGTACAACCTGAGATCGAGTCTGCGGACGAACAGTTCATCCGGGCATTGATTACGGAAATCGAAAAAGATCTGAGCGATTCTGCGCTGTCCGTAGAATTGCTGGCGAAGAGGATGAATATTACCCGTGTCGGACTGTACAAAAAAGTGCTTGCCATTACCGGTTATTCTCCTACCGAATATGTGCGGCATATCCGTTTGAAACGCGCTATGCATCTAGTTCAGAATTCGAAGTTATCCATTGCCGAAATTGCTTACGCCGTGGGATTTGGCAATCCTAAACAGTTCAGTAAATACTTTAAATCTGCTTTCGGTAATTTACCGTCTTATTATCGCAAATAGTTTGTATACAGTGATTTAATTCTATTGTTTTCGCCGGTAGCGATGAAGAAGTTAACAAATCAGCCCCTAATTGTTAACAAATCATAACCTATAAACAACCGGTTGCACACTACCTTTGAATTATCCTTTGGTGGCAAAGGATAGAAATAACCAAGGGAACATTATAACCAAATAAATCTTATTATATGCGCAAACTCACGTATGCTTTAAGTGGTCTGATGCTGTTCGTAATTGCACAGCAGGGATCGGCCCAGGTCAACAGATCCAGTTATGAAAAGACGGCGACCGGTATTAAAGTAAGCTTCAAAAATTCCGCCACGTCCATTGATCAGGACGTTTATGTAGATGTTATCACTGACAAGATTGTTCGCGTGACTGCCGTTCCCGGCGGAACCGCCTATCCAGCTCAGTCGAGCCTGACCATAGTGGATTCTTTACGCCGTCAGGTCCGATCATTGGCGGTCAGACCCACGGACTCGACTGTAAACGTGCTGACCTCCAGTTTACAGGCTGTTGTCTCCCGACTGAACGGAAACGTCGAGTTTCTGGATTTAAATGGCCGGCCAATCTTTAAGGAAGCCAAAAGAAATTCGGGCTCCTTTACAGCAGATAGCTATAATGGAGATTCATTTTACCGGATCAATCAGGACTTTATCGTCCACCCGGATGAAGGTATTTATGGTCTTGGGCAGCATCAAAATGCAGTCATGAACTATAATCGGGGTAAGCAGGTTACCTTGCTGCAGTATAATACCGAAATCGGCATTCCGTTTTTTGTGTCGACGAACAATTATGGTGTGCTATGGCATAACTATTCTATTACGAAGGCTGGGGACGTACGTCCTTTATTACCATTGAACGCCTTTAAGCTTTTTTCAAAGGAAGGGGAGCAGGGCTGGCTGACGGCGACTTATGTGGACCGTAATGATTCGGATAAAGTCTTTTTATCCCGCCCCGAATCGATCATTGACTACGGTTATCTGACTGATCAGCATAAATTTCCGAAAGACATCAAACTGGCTGCGAGCAAAGTTATCTACGAGGGAAGCTTATCATCTCCCTACTCTGGCAAGCACATTCTGCATTTTAAATACTCGGGCTATATGAAGGTCTGGATTGATGGTGAGCTGATGGCCGATCGCTGGCGTCAGTCCTGGAATGCAGGTACATTTGAAGTTGAAAAGGAAATGGCCAAAGGCGAGCAGCATAAAATCCGGATGGAATGGATTCCCGACGGCGGTGAATCTTATTTTACGCTGAATTGGCAAAGCCCGGTTCCGGATACACGTAAAAATCTGTTTTCCTTTAATTCCGAAGCTGGTGATGCAATAGATTATTATTTTATCCAAGGCAAATCCATGGATGAGGTTATTTCGGGGTACCGGTTGTTGTCGGGTAAGGCTCCCATCATGCCGCTTTGGAGCTTTGGATTCTGGCAGAGCAGAGAGCGATATAAAACTCAAACTGAAGTAGAAGCTGTTGCGGCAGAGTTCCGGAAGCGCAGGATTCCGGTCGACAACATTGTACAGGACTGGTCATACTGGGCCGAAAATGACTGGGGTAGCCAGAAGTTCGATGTGGAACGTTTCCCTGATGCAGCGGCGATGGTGCGTAAGCTTCACGACCAGCATTTTAAGATCATGATTTCGGCATGGCCAAAAATCAACGAGGAGTCCTCGGTCTATCGGGAGTTTAAGGACAACAAATGGATTTATCCCCGTAATATTTACGACGGTCGCAAAGATTGGATCGGAAAAGGATACACGTCAACTTTCTATGATCCCTTTAGTAAAGGTGCGCGGGATGCATTTTGGCGATTGCTGGACAGCAACTTGTTCAAAATCGGTATTGATGCCTGGTGGATGGATGCCAGCGAACCAGATATCCATTCGAATATCGATTTAGATGAACGCAAGTCTGTCTTCCAGCCCAGCATTGGGTCCTCGGTACGCTATTATAACGCTTTTCCCCTGCAAAATGCGAAAGGCATCTATGAGGGGCAGCGCGCTACAGACCCCAATAAGAGGGTATTTATCCTGACCCGGTCATTCTTTGCCGGACAGCAGCGGTATGCGGCGGCGGCCTGGAGCGGGGATATTGCCTCCAGATGGCACGATATGAAGGACCAGATCGCTGGCGGAATTAACTTTTCGATGTCCGGTACACCCTACTGGACAATGGACGCCGGGGGGTTCCTTGTCGAGAATAGATTCCATCAGCCGAACGCGACAGATCTGGAGGAATGGCGGGAGCTGAACAGCCGCTGGTACCAATATGGCTCGTTTTTGCCATTATTTAGGGCCCACGGTC from the Sphingobacterium thalpophilum genome contains:
- the atpG gene encoding ATP synthase F1 subunit gamma is translated as MANLKEVRNRITSVTSTQQITKAMKMVSAAKLKRATNAILQLRPYANKLRDILADVSASVEGNNSPFTIDREPNKVLIVVVSSNRGLAGAFNANVIKATNNLIFNKYAEQHAKGNLSIIGIGKKGYDFYAKRNFNMIANHSDLFSDLNFGSVSMVTEFIMEQFKEGNFDRVEVVYNQFKNAAVQELTTEQILPLLPAEDKTQHTHKAKIEAEVDYIIEPSKEKIIEELIPKAIKIQLYKAVLDSNASEHGARMTAMDKATENAGDLLRSLKLSYNQARQAAITTELTEIVSGAAALSNG
- a CDS encoding hybrid sensor histidine kinase/response regulator transcription factor, translating into MRQKKSSLAYRILLCILILFGKSAVFAQTNMYPFRTLTSDQGLIHNHINCALRDQYNYLWFGTESGLSRFDGMQFTNFRYSGNKEQGLSSNVISGLFEGPEGDVWIRTSNKMNIFDQRTGTIIQRVDSVLAGRGLPAKDVYTIRPLGSGKFALLYADRSLVVYDAAKGNFRSISPWYQQSRISDVIRGREQSIWIIYEDGLLSRTDLRSLQSHKVAQLALAHKQVNLNIFEDRDGDLWVYAKDKPVGAYWLHPQTGRVRHLQSELSNPFVGNIVEDTQGLIWLGTDHGGINAFNKQNGKIEIIRNDRYDLRSLPYNSITALYRDQSGIIWVGTYKGGISYYHPNLLLFPLIKNYPGLPRSLPFDDVNKFVEDRKGNLWIGTNGGGLLYYDISKKTFTQYMHHPGQANSLSSNVIVSLHLDRDGLLWIGTYRGGLCSFDGKNFRTFVRGAGAGQLNDDSVWEVYEDSSGRFWVGTLGGGLYLFDRKTEVFSKAINQRRDTLTSNYISVLFEDSKKQLWIGTATGMARLGSDGQIKYFNTNSSPRLSNNLIYDIKEDRRGRIWAATQDGLHVIEDGHISYLTQKDGLSDDALLALLVDNKGNLWASSNKGLSEIVASGDPGKFIVRNFKQELGLQGNVFNENAALKLRDGRLVFGGPKGFNFIDPEAIVSEQGMPTPVLSNIYLFNKRVAVGEAFAGRVIYDQSLHNLKELKLPYNLNALSLELSTFDYLQQNSGLYQYQLIGLSDEWFDFEPGTLRANFTNLDAKAYRFYIRHALDTHHWSEKVLLLTIDIQPPFWRSTWAFALYAGVLFSLLWIFYYLTKLRARTRNQLYLAKEQALQAKELDALKTRFFTNVSHEFRTPISLILTPTQQLLSQEEDEHKKADLSLIKKNADRLLKLVNQLLDFRKLERSQLELRAEYGDIMGFIHEQVQAFSALAETSQVRLDLDLVPSSFSAWFDKNKLESIVFNLVSNAIKFSPTMGTVCVQAGIGGTNLGKSVYIEVKNQGVPIPDRLQQRIFERYFQLEVPNGKLNQGTGIGLSIVKEYVEFLNGKIEVSSDSDWTRFYVELPIQAAEPEVEQKPNLPAGNPRILLVEDDADFLHYMERCLRPNYVIIRSQTVGLAKEHLSRQPIDLIIADLNLPGESGLDLCRYVRGQGKLDHIPVLIVTAVVNQRTEVEALRAGATDYIHKPFHIELLQSKLAQILGQQQNLVRRYQKQIKVDLVQPEIESADEQFIRALITEIEKDLSDSALSVELLAKRMNITRVGLYKKVLAITGYSPTEYVRHIRLKRAMHLVQNSKLSIAEIAYAVGFGNPKQFSKYFKSAFGNLPSYYRK
- a CDS encoding glycoside hydrolase family 31 protein; this encodes MRKLTYALSGLMLFVIAQQGSAQVNRSSYEKTATGIKVSFKNSATSIDQDVYVDVITDKIVRVTAVPGGTAYPAQSSLTIVDSLRRQVRSLAVRPTDSTVNVLTSSLQAVVSRLNGNVEFLDLNGRPIFKEAKRNSGSFTADSYNGDSFYRINQDFIVHPDEGIYGLGQHQNAVMNYNRGKQVTLLQYNTEIGIPFFVSTNNYGVLWHNYSITKAGDVRPLLPLNAFKLFSKEGEQGWLTATYVDRNDSDKVFLSRPESIIDYGYLTDQHKFPKDIKLAASKVIYEGSLSSPYSGKHILHFKYSGYMKVWIDGELMADRWRQSWNAGTFEVEKEMAKGEQHKIRMEWIPDGGESYFTLNWQSPVPDTRKNLFSFNSEAGDAIDYYFIQGKSMDEVISGYRLLSGKAPIMPLWSFGFWQSRERYKTQTEVEAVAAEFRKRRIPVDNIVQDWSYWAENDWGSQKFDVERFPDAAAMVRKLHDQHFKIMISAWPKINEESSVYREFKDNKWIYPRNIYDGRKDWIGKGYTSTFYDPFSKGARDAFWRLLDSNLFKIGIDAWWMDASEPDIHSNIDLDERKSVFQPSIGSSVRYYNAFPLQNAKGIYEGQRATDPNKRVFILTRSFFAGQQRYAAAAWSGDIASRWHDMKDQIAGGINFSMSGTPYWTMDAGGFLVENRFHQPNATDLEEWRELNSRWYQYGSFLPLFRAHGQFPFREPFNIAPDGHPAYKSMVYAINLRYKLLSYNYSLAAKTFFEDYSMIRALAMDFPADKDGYDINDQYLWGPSLLVSPVTEKGANSRKVHFPKGVDWYDLYQGEKTKGGQDLMVPAPYERIPVFVKAGTILPVGAAIQYTDEKKQEVLDLYIYAGADGQFSLYEDEGTNYNYEKGKYSRIDIQYVDATRTLSFAKRTGTFDGMLQTRKFNVIFVHDKHAAGLDARAKKAKTISYSGDALQIKLN